From one Nonomuraea polychroma genomic stretch:
- the scpB gene encoding SMC-Scp complex subunit ScpB, with amino-acid sequence MDDGAQASEESAGGPTLEAALEAILLIVDEPVAEVTLAQVLERPTHEVAAALRGLAAEYTAAGRGFDLREVAGGWRFYTRADCAPLVERFVRDGQQTRLTQAALETLAVVAYRQPVSRARVAAVRGVNSDGVMRTLVARGLVEEAGTDPESQAVLYRTSSYFLERLGLRDLSELPELAPFLPDDVENLEETTK; translated from the coding sequence GTGGACGACGGCGCGCAGGCATCGGAGGAGAGTGCTGGGGGGCCGACGCTGGAGGCGGCGTTGGAGGCCATCCTGCTGATCGTCGACGAGCCTGTGGCCGAGGTGACGCTGGCGCAGGTGCTGGAGCGGCCCACCCATGAGGTGGCCGCGGCCTTGCGGGGGCTGGCGGCGGAATACACCGCCGCCGGACGGGGTTTTGACTTGAGAGAAGTTGCGGGCGGCTGGCGGTTCTACACACGTGCCGACTGCGCGCCGCTGGTCGAGCGATTCGTACGCGATGGCCAGCAGACGCGGTTGACCCAGGCCGCGCTCGAAACACTCGCGGTCGTGGCCTACCGGCAACCGGTGAGCCGCGCCCGCGTCGCCGCCGTGCGCGGCGTCAACAGCGACGGCGTCATGCGGACGCTCGTCGCCAGGGGGCTGGTCGAAGAGGCCGGCACCGACCCGGAGAGCCAGGCCGTGCTCTACCGGACAAGCTCATACTTCCTTGAACGTCTGGGACTGCGGGATCTCAGCGAGCTTCCTGAGCTCGCCCCCTTCCTCCCCGACGACGTGGAAAATCTCGAGGAGACAACAAAGTGA
- a CDS encoding pseudouridine synthase, whose product MINRRSTPSGDGRGRGRTGGSGRSAGRGGRPAFRSDRDDSRSGSRDDFRGGARRDDRDRGYGRDSAGDARPSRDSLRADRSGTRSRYGRPGDGREDRNNAPADRDSRSRGDRDDRYSRGDREDRYPRGDRPEASRGEREGYRSDRPRDERGGYGAQRRDDRGAYGGDRRGERGGYGAARRDERGGYGAARRDERGGYGAARRDERGGYGAARRDERGGYGADRRDERGASGGDRRGERGGYGADRGGFRADRTGRRDTDRTGRGRTTDSSGRGDREARYTGRDGREAGYAGRDGREAGYTGRDGREAPRPSRGGAEDFGPRAEASTRARYGRRDGDGRTAARDARTGGRAPRRDDVQTVGKSYGSPQRDRIKAARQPIRDRDLYPEGYTDERDTTEVPNGVRLQKVLAQAGVASRRACEEMIGEGRVTVNGQVVRRFGAKVDPATQVIHVDGKRIPTAPDLVYYALNKPIGVVSTMDDPQGRPCLADFVQELAPRLFHVGRLDTETEGLLLLTNDGELANRLTHPSYGVQKKYWAKVPGPIPRDLGRRLKQGIELEDGLARADSFSIVQEHGQQALVEIVLHEGRKHVVRRMLEEAGHRVIDLARIEFGPVKLGRTKPGTVRALSLKEVGELYAAVKL is encoded by the coding sequence GTGATCAACAGGCGAAGCACCCCGTCCGGTGATGGACGCGGTCGTGGACGTACCGGCGGCTCGGGCCGTAGTGCCGGCCGCGGCGGACGTCCCGCCTTCCGCTCCGACCGTGACGACTCCCGGAGCGGTTCCCGTGACGACTTCCGTGGCGGCGCTCGACGTGACGACCGCGACCGTGGATACGGCCGCGACTCCGCGGGCGACGCACGCCCTTCCCGCGATTCGCTCCGCGCCGACCGGTCCGGCACCCGCTCCCGGTACGGCAGGCCTGGCGACGGCCGGGAGGATCGCAACAACGCGCCTGCTGACCGCGACTCCCGGTCCCGTGGGGACCGGGACGACCGCTACTCGCGTGGGGACCGAGAGGACCGGTACCCGCGTGGGGACCGCCCCGAGGCTTCCCGCGGCGAGCGGGAAGGTTACCGTTCGGATCGCCCCCGCGACGAGCGTGGCGGCTATGGCGCCCAGCGTCGTGACGACCGAGGCGCCTACGGCGGCGACCGTCGCGGTGAGCGCGGCGGTTACGGCGCTGCCCGGCGTGACGAGCGCGGCGGTTACGGCGCTGCCCGGCGTGACGAGCGCGGCGGTTACGGCGCTGCCCGGCGTGACGAGCGCGGCGGTTACGGCGCTGCCCGGCGTGACGAGCGCGGCGGCTACGGTGCCGACCGGCGTGACGAGCGCGGCGCCTCTGGCGGCGACCGTCGCGGTGAGCGCGGCGGTTACGGCGCCGACCGGGGCGGGTTCCGCGCCGACCGCACCGGCCGCAGGGACACGGACCGCACCGGCCGCGGCAGGACGACCGACTCCAGCGGACGCGGAGACAGAGAAGCCCGCTACACCGGTCGCGACGGCCGGGAAGCCGGCTACGCCGGTCGCGACGGCCGGGAAGCCGGCTACACCGGTCGCGACGGCCGGGAAGCACCGCGCCCGTCGCGTGGCGGCGCGGAGGACTTCGGACCCCGTGCCGAGGCCTCGACGCGCGCCCGTTACGGCAGGCGGGACGGCGACGGCCGTACCGCCGCGCGGGACGCCCGCACCGGCGGCCGCGCCCCCCGACGCGACGACGTCCAGACCGTCGGCAAGAGCTACGGCAGCCCGCAGCGGGACCGGATCAAGGCGGCCCGCCAGCCCATCAGGGACCGCGACCTCTACCCCGAGGGCTACACCGACGAGCGTGACACCACCGAGGTGCCGAACGGCGTACGGCTGCAGAAGGTGCTCGCGCAGGCGGGCGTGGCCAGCCGCAGGGCCTGCGAGGAGATGATCGGCGAGGGCCGCGTCACCGTGAACGGGCAGGTCGTACGGCGCTTCGGCGCCAAGGTCGATCCCGCGACCCAGGTCATCCACGTGGACGGCAAGCGCATCCCCACGGCCCCCGACCTGGTCTACTACGCCCTGAACAAGCCCATCGGCGTCGTGTCCACCATGGACGACCCGCAGGGCCGCCCGTGTCTGGCGGACTTCGTGCAGGAGCTGGCCCCGCGCCTGTTCCACGTGGGCAGGCTCGACACCGAGACCGAGGGCCTGCTGCTGCTCACCAACGACGGCGAGCTGGCCAACCGGTTGACGCACCCCAGCTACGGCGTGCAGAAGAAGTACTGGGCCAAGGTGCCCGGGCCGATCCCGAGGGACCTGGGGCGCCGGCTCAAGCAGGGCATCGAGCTGGAGGACGGCCTCGCCAGAGCGGACAGCTTCAGCATCGTCCAGGAGCACGGCCAGCAGGCGCTCGTCGAGATCGTGCTGCACGAAGGGCGCAAGCACGTCGTCAGGCGCATGCTGGAGGAGGCCGGGCACCGGGTCATCGACCTGGCCAGGATCGAGTTCGGCCCGGTGAAGCTGGGCCGTACCAAGCCCGGGACCGTACGCGCGCTGAGCCTGAAAGAGGTCGGCGAACTGTACGCGGCCGTAAAGCTGTAA
- the aroH gene encoding chorismate mutase, producing MVRAIRGAIQVDANDRDSIIEGTTELVSAIMERNRLTTDDVISVLFTATPDLTAEFPALAARKLGFHEVPLICCTEIDVPGALPRVVRLMAHVETDRPRAEIQHVYLRGAVALRQDIAQ from the coding sequence ATGGTGCGGGCGATCCGCGGGGCGATTCAGGTGGACGCCAACGATCGTGACTCGATCATCGAGGGCACGACCGAGCTGGTCAGCGCGATCATGGAGCGCAACCGGCTGACCACGGACGACGTGATCAGCGTGCTGTTCACGGCGACGCCCGACCTGACGGCCGAGTTCCCCGCGCTGGCGGCGCGGAAGCTGGGCTTTCACGAGGTGCCGCTGATCTGCTGCACCGAGATCGACGTGCCGGGCGCGCTGCCGCGCGTGGTGCGCCTGATGGCGCACGTCGAGACCGATCGCCCCCGGGCCGAGATCCAGCACGTTTACCTGCGCGGCGCCGTGGCGCTCCGGCAGGACATCGCGCAGTAA
- a CDS encoding prephenate dehydrogenase has protein sequence MELRTVLVVGTGLIGTSAALALRKRGVRVLLADRDQGAVRLARELGAGEEWDTRQKADLAVIAVPPAHVASELLELQRDGVARFYTDVASVKAEPINRATQLGCDLATYVASHPLAGREKSGPGAARDDLFLGRPWALCPTGEAHPDAKAAVLRLIELCGANPVEVNAEEHDRAVAVVSHAPHVTASAVAARLADATDVALGLAGQGVRDVTRIAGSDPGLWLGILSGNATPVAEVLEAVAHDLAEAATALRALAEGDGTATGELTQLLKRGVAGHDRIPGKHGGPASAYAVVQVVIGDRPGQLARLFQVCDEVGVNVEDVRLEHAPGLPLGIAELSVQPDAATSLTDALRERGWQVP, from the coding sequence ATGGAACTACGTACCGTGCTCGTCGTGGGCACCGGTCTGATCGGCACCTCCGCGGCGCTGGCGCTGCGTAAGCGCGGCGTGCGCGTCCTGCTGGCCGACCGCGACCAGGGAGCCGTACGGCTGGCACGGGAACTCGGCGCGGGGGAGGAGTGGGACACCCGCCAGAAGGCGGACCTGGCGGTCATCGCGGTCCCTCCGGCCCACGTGGCGTCCGAGTTGCTGGAGTTGCAGCGGGACGGTGTGGCGAGGTTCTACACCGACGTCGCCAGCGTGAAGGCGGAGCCCATCAACCGCGCCACGCAGCTCGGCTGCGACCTGGCCACCTACGTCGCCTCCCATCCGCTGGCCGGCCGTGAGAAGTCGGGCCCCGGCGCCGCGCGCGACGATCTGTTCCTGGGCCGCCCGTGGGCGCTCTGCCCCACCGGGGAGGCCCACCCCGACGCGAAAGCGGCCGTGCTGCGGCTGATCGAGCTGTGCGGGGCCAACCCGGTCGAGGTCAACGCCGAGGAGCATGACCGCGCGGTGGCCGTCGTCTCCCACGCGCCCCACGTGACCGCCTCCGCCGTGGCCGCGCGGCTGGCCGACGCCACGGACGTCGCGCTCGGCCTGGCCGGGCAGGGGGTACGCGACGTCACCAGGATCGCCGGCAGCGACCCCGGGCTGTGGCTCGGCATCCTGTCCGGCAACGCCACCCCGGTCGCCGAGGTGCTCGAGGCCGTCGCACACGACCTTGCCGAGGCCGCGACCGCGCTGCGCGCCTTGGCCGAGGGCGACGGCACCGCCACGGGCGAGCTGACCCAGCTGCTCAAGCGCGGCGTCGCCGGCCACGACCGCATCCCGGGCAAGCACGGCGGCCCGGCCTCCGCCTACGCCGTCGTCCAGGTCGTCATCGGCGACCGGCCCGGCCAGCTCGCCCGCCTCTTCCAGGTGTGCGACGAGGTGGGGGTCAACGTCGAGGACGTGCGCCTGGAGCACGCGCCCGGGCTGCCCCTGGGCATCGCCGAGCTGTCCGTTCAGCCCGACGCCGCCACCTCCCTCACCGACGCCCTGCGCGAACGCGGCTGGCAGGTCCCCTAG